A window of Streptomyces armeniacus contains these coding sequences:
- a CDS encoding DUF5719 family protein has translation MNRTTLTLIGAVTALAAVTGVGALTVPDDDSSDSAPAAQRLPVERSTLVCPKPTESDLAKTEYTAFTPKGKAGGEGSAELLPAELADPAAPDDGAEDGGKDGEDGEDRDKEKDEDKDKEEQPGSAKPVLPLKQPGTPVTADTERAGAPALIGSADGPFAPGWTVQQTTTVSAGSGRGLHGTSCAEADTDFWFPAASSADQRQDYAHLTNPDDTAAVVDLELYGKDGPITSEAGREITVPPRSTVPVLLSTLTTEPVADLAVHAVVRTGRVAAQVHAVDDKLGGDWLPPTGVPRATAVLPGIPADATSVRLVVLAPGENDADLKVRLAGRSGQITPAGHETLHVKPGVATAVDLEDVTKGEPGSLILSPSDSGDDTPVVAALRVTRGKGSKQETAFIPATAPVEERASAADNRAKGSTLSLVAPGKAATVRVTASAGSDGGSPKSETYAVKAGTTMAVTPPRPSGGKGTYAVTVERQSGGEVYAARTLEAESGGVPAFTVQSLPDDRGTVAVPEAGQDLSVLTD, from the coding sequence GTGAACCGCACCACCCTCACCCTGATCGGCGCCGTCACCGCGCTCGCCGCGGTCACCGGGGTCGGCGCGCTCACCGTGCCCGACGACGACTCCTCGGACAGCGCGCCGGCCGCCCAGCGGCTGCCGGTGGAGCGGTCCACGCTGGTGTGCCCCAAGCCGACCGAGTCCGACCTGGCGAAGACCGAGTACACCGCGTTCACCCCGAAGGGCAAGGCGGGCGGCGAGGGCAGCGCCGAACTGCTGCCCGCCGAACTGGCCGACCCGGCCGCCCCGGACGACGGGGCCGAGGACGGCGGCAAGGACGGCGAGGACGGCGAGGACCGGGACAAGGAGAAGGACGAGGACAAGGACAAGGAGGAGCAGCCGGGCTCGGCGAAGCCCGTGCTGCCCCTGAAGCAGCCCGGCACCCCGGTCACCGCCGACACGGAACGCGCCGGCGCGCCCGCCCTCATCGGCTCCGCCGACGGCCCGTTCGCACCCGGCTGGACGGTGCAGCAGACCACCACCGTGAGCGCGGGCAGCGGGCGCGGCCTGCACGGCACGTCCTGCGCGGAGGCCGACACGGACTTCTGGTTCCCCGCCGCGAGCAGCGCCGACCAGCGGCAGGACTACGCGCACCTCACCAACCCCGACGACACCGCCGCCGTCGTGGACCTCGAGCTGTACGGCAAGGACGGCCCGATCACCTCCGAGGCGGGCCGGGAGATCACCGTCCCGCCCCGGTCCACGGTGCCCGTGCTGCTGTCCACGCTGACCACGGAGCCCGTGGCCGACCTGGCTGTCCACGCCGTCGTCCGTACGGGCCGGGTCGCCGCGCAGGTGCACGCCGTGGACGACAAGCTGGGCGGCGACTGGCTGCCGCCGACGGGCGTCCCGCGCGCCACCGCTGTGCTGCCGGGCATCCCGGCCGACGCGACGTCCGTACGGCTCGTGGTGCTGGCGCCCGGCGAGAACGACGCCGACCTCAAGGTGCGGCTCGCGGGCCGGTCCGGCCAGATCACCCCCGCCGGACACGAGACGCTCCACGTGAAGCCGGGCGTGGCCACGGCCGTGGATCTGGAGGACGTCACCAAAGGCGAGCCCGGTTCGCTGATCCTGTCGCCATCCGACAGCGGCGACGACACCCCCGTCGTCGCCGCGCTGCGGGTGACGCGGGGCAAGGGCTCGAAGCAGGAGACGGCGTTCATCCCGGCCACTGCCCCCGTCGAGGAGCGGGCCAGCGCGGCCGACAACCGCGCCAAGGGCTCGACGCTCTCCCTGGTGGCCCCCGGCAAGGCCGCGACCGTACGGGTCACCGCGTCCGCGGGCAGCGACGGCGGCAGCCCGAAGAGCGAGACGTACGCGGTGAAGGCCGGCACCACGATGGCCGTCACGCCGCCCCGCCCGTCGGGTGGCAAGGGCACGTACGCGGTGACGGTGGAGCGGCAGTCGGGCGGCGAGGTGTACGCGGCGCGGACGCTCGAGGCGGAGTCGGGCGGCGTGCCCGCCTTCACGGTGCAGTCGCTGCCGGACGACCGGGGCACGGTGGCGGTCCCGGAGGCGGGGCAGGACCTGTCGGTGCTGACGGACTGA
- a CDS encoding glycosyltransferase family 2 protein, with translation MSVHSHSAAQHEAATAGLAVTANPPAFPRHVVTAVLVSHDGARWLPEALAGLVGQERQVQNVVAADTGSADDSARLLTESLGPDRVLHMARRTGFGTAVDEAARTAGVLTPDDLPYLKRPSGWDPVTRTWRDDAYDMPELPYGEPVQWLWLLHDDCAPEPDALAELLRVVDADPSVTIAGPKLRSWYDRRQLLEAGVTIAHSGRRWTGIERREQDQGQHDHVRPVLSVSTAGMLIRRDVFDKLGGFDRRLPLMRDDVDLCWRAHSAGHRVLVVPDAVVRHAEAASRERRPVDCVGRGGGASPHRVDKAAAVYTLLANARTAVLPWVLVRLVLGTLLRTLAYLVGKVPRQAVDEVSGLFGTLLRPLRIVGARRRRGKPVVSHSDLRPLFPPPGATVRATVEQVASNFGGRSEPELSSGGRHGAVETGPGDEDADFLEVEQFARLKRVAHRPGPLLFVVLLLVSLIACRGLLGGGALAGGALLPAPADVGDLWAHVYNGWHAVGTGGTASAPPYLAIVAAVATLFFGSTGFALTLLLVCSVPLAGLTAYFASRPLAESRLVRAWASVAYAFLPAATGALAGGRIGTAVLAIVLPLLARAAVAASGLRGRASWRAVWAYALLLTLTTAFTPVVWPVALVLALPLLALRWREGEALLGTAARALAVLLTPLVLLAPWSLTLLSSPSRFLDEAGLPYGKGSADALDLLTLTPGGPGAAGGLLLAGVVLAALAALLRADRQQATVAAWVVALTGLLFAALSNASGWAGPATLVYGSALLSAAAIGADGAKERVAAQSFGWQQPVAALIAAAAVAAPLIAAFGWMAGGADGPLSRRDPVQVPAFVAEDSATRDQARTLVLAGDGAQDGQQASGSEVSGVSYALVRGSGARLGDADLAAADGADSRLGGVVANLVAGSGADQTTQLGDYAVRYVLVQDGAPRGMSRTLDATPGLTRLSQEDGSALWRVDAQVSRISIVPGPEKNGSAGAVTKPVAVAASPVEAHTDVPSGPDGRVLRLADAADEGWQATLDGKPLKSVTVDGWAQGFELGTSGGRLDLTYETPVTHTAWVWGQALLALVVVVLALPGRRRQIDDDLPEAGAAAAVPAEPVAGEGRRARRLRAAAEAAGTAGTEGAAGTAATAEEPGAPGTEPAGEPPAYAVPEPSADGPRMPPPPPVPPQMPQGAPYVPEQSRYEDGQYGGQYEGAPYEGSPYEGAQYDGDPYGTQQYDPQYGGTPYDPQQQGGQYGGAYDPQQPYADWQQQAQAQQAQQTQPYGAPGDPYGYDPQQAGYDPADYDGTPYGNRSEQQ, from the coding sequence ATGTCCGTGCACAGTCACTCGGCGGCCCAACACGAGGCGGCCACAGCAGGGTTGGCGGTCACCGCCAACCCACCCGCGTTCCCGCGGCACGTCGTCACCGCCGTCCTCGTCTCGCACGACGGCGCACGCTGGCTGCCGGAGGCGCTGGCCGGACTGGTCGGCCAGGAGCGCCAGGTGCAGAACGTCGTCGCCGCCGACACCGGCAGCGCCGACGACTCCGCCCGGCTCCTCACCGAATCGCTCGGCCCGGACCGGGTGCTCCACATGGCACGGCGTACGGGCTTCGGCACCGCCGTCGACGAAGCGGCCCGTACGGCGGGCGTGCTCACCCCCGACGACCTCCCGTATCTGAAGCGCCCCAGCGGCTGGGACCCGGTCACGCGCACCTGGCGCGACGACGCGTACGACATGCCGGAACTGCCGTACGGCGAGCCCGTCCAGTGGCTCTGGCTGCTCCACGACGACTGCGCGCCCGAGCCGGACGCGCTCGCCGAGCTGCTGCGCGTCGTGGACGCCGACCCGTCCGTGACGATCGCCGGGCCGAAGCTGCGCAGCTGGTACGACCGCAGGCAGCTGCTCGAGGCGGGCGTCACCATCGCCCACAGCGGGCGGCGCTGGACCGGCATCGAGCGGCGCGAGCAGGACCAGGGGCAGCACGACCACGTACGGCCTGTGCTGTCCGTGTCGACCGCCGGGATGCTCATCCGGCGCGATGTGTTCGACAAGCTCGGCGGCTTCGACCGGCGGCTGCCGCTGATGCGCGACGACGTCGACCTGTGCTGGCGCGCGCACTCCGCCGGGCACCGGGTGCTCGTCGTGCCGGACGCGGTCGTACGGCACGCGGAGGCCGCCTCGCGGGAACGCCGCCCCGTCGACTGCGTGGGCCGCGGCGGCGGCGCCAGCCCGCACCGCGTGGACAAGGCCGCGGCCGTCTACACGCTGCTCGCCAACGCCCGTACGGCCGTGCTGCCCTGGGTGCTCGTCCGGCTGGTGCTCGGCACGCTGCTGCGCACCCTCGCGTATCTCGTCGGCAAGGTGCCGCGGCAGGCCGTGGACGAGGTGTCCGGGCTGTTCGGGACGCTGCTGCGGCCGCTGCGCATCGTCGGGGCGCGGCGCAGGCGCGGCAAGCCGGTGGTGAGCCACAGCGATCTGCGCCCCCTGTTCCCGCCGCCCGGCGCGACCGTACGGGCCACTGTCGAGCAGGTCGCGAGCAACTTCGGCGGCCGCTCCGAGCCCGAACTCTCCTCCGGCGGGCGGCACGGCGCCGTCGAGACCGGGCCGGGGGACGAGGATGCGGACTTTCTGGAGGTCGAACAGTTCGCGCGGCTGAAGCGCGTCGCGCACAGGCCCGGTCCGCTGCTGTTCGTCGTGCTGCTCCTGGTGTCGCTGATCGCGTGCCGCGGACTGCTCGGCGGGGGCGCGCTCGCCGGCGGTGCGCTGCTGCCCGCGCCGGCGGACGTCGGCGACCTGTGGGCGCACGTCTACAACGGCTGGCACGCCGTCGGCACCGGCGGCACCGCGAGCGCGCCCCCGTACCTCGCGATCGTCGCCGCCGTCGCCACCCTGTTCTTCGGCAGCACCGGCTTCGCCCTCACGCTGCTGCTCGTCTGCTCGGTCCCGCTGGCCGGGCTGACCGCGTACTTCGCCTCGCGCCCGCTGGCCGAGTCCCGGCTGGTACGCGCCTGGGCCAGCGTCGCGTACGCCTTCCTGCCCGCCGCCACCGGCGCACTCGCCGGCGGCCGGATCGGCACCGCGGTGCTGGCGATCGTGCTGCCGCTGCTGGCGCGCGCGGCGGTCGCGGCGAGCGGCCTGCGCGGGCGCGCGTCCTGGCGCGCGGTGTGGGCGTACGCCCTGCTGCTGACGCTCACCACCGCGTTCACGCCGGTGGTGTGGCCCGTCGCGCTGGTGCTGGCGCTCCCGCTGCTGGCGCTGCGCTGGCGCGAGGGGGAGGCGCTGCTGGGGACGGCGGCGCGCGCGCTGGCCGTCCTGCTGACGCCGCTCGTGCTGCTCGCCCCCTGGTCGCTGACGCTGCTGAGCAGCCCCTCGCGGTTCCTCGACGAGGCCGGGCTGCCGTACGGCAAGGGCTCGGCGGACGCGCTCGACCTGCTGACCCTCACCCCGGGCGGGCCCGGCGCGGCGGGCGGGCTGCTGCTCGCCGGCGTCGTGCTGGCCGCGCTGGCCGCGCTGCTGCGCGCCGACCGGCAGCAGGCGACGGTCGCCGCCTGGGTGGTGGCGCTGACGGGGCTGCTGTTCGCGGCGCTCAGCAACGCCTCCGGCTGGGCCGGACCGGCCACCCTCGTCTACGGCAGCGCGCTGCTGTCGGCGGCGGCGATCGGCGCGGACGGCGCCAAGGAACGCGTCGCCGCCCAGAGCTTCGGCTGGCAGCAGCCGGTCGCCGCGCTGATCGCCGCCGCGGCGGTGGCCGCGCCGCTGATCGCCGCCTTCGGCTGGATGGCGGGCGGCGCGGACGGGCCGCTGTCGCGGCGCGACCCGGTGCAGGTCCCGGCGTTCGTCGCGGAGGACAGCGCGACACGGGACCAGGCGCGCACCCTGGTGCTCGCCGGCGACGGAGCACAGGACGGGCAGCAGGCGTCCGGCAGCGAGGTCTCCGGAGTGTCGTACGCGCTGGTGCGCGGCTCCGGCGCCCGGCTCGGCGACGCCGACCTGGCGGCCGCGGACGGCGCCGACTCGCGGCTCGGCGGCGTCGTCGCCAACCTCGTCGCGGGCTCCGGCGCAGACCAGACCACGCAGCTGGGCGACTACGCGGTGCGCTACGTCCTCGTACAGGACGGTGCCCCGCGCGGGATGAGCCGTACCCTCGACGCCACCCCCGGACTGACCCGGCTCAGCCAGGAGGACGGCAGTGCCCTGTGGCGCGTCGACGCACAGGTCTCGCGGATCTCGATCGTGCCGGGCCCGGAGAAGAACGGCTCGGCGGGAGCGGTCACCAAGCCGGTGGCCGTGGCGGCGTCGCCGGTGGAGGCGCACACGGACGTGCCGTCCGGCCCCGACGGCCGCGTGCTGCGGCTCGCGGACGCGGCGGACGAGGGCTGGCAGGCCACGCTCGACGGCAAGCCGCTGAAGTCCGTGACGGTCGACGGCTGGGCGCAGGGCTTCGAGCTCGGCACGTCCGGCGGCCGGCTGGACCTCACGTACGAGACGCCGGTCACGCACACCGCGTGGGTGTGGGGGCAGGCGCTGCTCGCGCTGGTGGTCGTCGTCCTGGCGCTGCCCGGCCGCCGCCGCCAGATCGACGACGACCTGCCGGAGGCAGGGGCCGCCGCGGCCGTGCCGGCGGAGCCGGTGGCGGGCGAGGGGCGCCGGGCGCGCAGGCTGCGCGCGGCGGCCGAGGCGGCGGGGACGGCCGGTACGGAGGGTGCGGCCGGTACGGCGGCCACGGCGGAGGAGCCGGGAGCGCCGGGCACGGAGCCGGCGGGGGAGCCGCCCGCGTACGCGGTCCCGGAGCCGTCGGCGGACGGCCCGCGGATGCCGCCGCCACCGCCTGTACCGCCGCAGATGCCGCAGGGCGCGCCGTACGTGCCGGAGCAGTCGCGGTACGAGGACGGGCAGTACGGCGGGCAGTACGAGGGCGCCCCGTACGAGGGGTCTCCCTACGAGGGCGCGCAGTACGACGGTGACCCGTACGGCACGCAGCAGTACGACCCCCAGTACGGCGGCACGCCCTACGACCCGCAGCAGCAGGGCGGCCAGTACGGCGGCGCGTACGACCCGCAGCAGCCGTACGCCGACTGGCAGCAGCAGGCGCAGGCGCAGCAAGCCCAGCAGACGCAGCCCTACGGGGCGCCCGGTGACCCGTACGGCTACGACCCGCAGCAGGCCGGCTACGACCCCGCCGACTACGACGGCACCCCGTACGGCAACAGGAGCGAGCAGCAGTGA
- a CDS encoding WhiB family transcriptional regulator: MTELFHQLLVEEAEEELGWQERALCAQTDPESFFPEKGGSTREAKKVCLACEVRSECLEYALANDERFGIWGGLSERERRRLKKAAM; encoded by the coding sequence ATGACCGAGCTGTTCCACCAACTGCTGGTCGAAGAGGCGGAAGAGGAGCTCGGCTGGCAGGAGCGCGCCTTGTGCGCCCAGACCGACCCCGAGTCGTTCTTCCCCGAGAAGGGCGGATCCACCCGTGAAGCGAAGAAGGTCTGCCTTGCCTGTGAAGTCCGTTCCGAGTGTCTGGAGTACGCACTCGCCAACGACGAACGCTTCGGAATCTGGGGCGGTCTGTCCGAGCGTGAGCGGCGACGGCTGAAGAAGGCCGCGATGTGA
- a CDS encoding cysteine dioxygenase, protein MNSDVQIAGDPLALPHLLQPAPAHPSTVAGFAGLARTIAADRDTWAPLVRYDATTRWYHRLRTGPGYEVWLLSWLPGQGSGPHDHGPSSGVLTVLGGELTEHAGAPAGQPGATTRALRPGAQRVFAPGYVHEVVNDSLEPAVSLHVYFPGLTEMPMHAPHCSATGRAPLAGSASG, encoded by the coding sequence GTGAACAGCGACGTCCAGATCGCCGGCGACCCGCTCGCCCTCCCGCACCTCCTGCAGCCCGCACCGGCGCACCCCAGCACCGTCGCCGGCTTCGCCGGCCTCGCCCGTACGATCGCCGCCGACCGCGACACGTGGGCGCCGCTCGTCCGGTACGACGCCACCACCCGCTGGTACCACCGGCTGCGCACCGGGCCCGGCTACGAGGTGTGGCTGCTCAGCTGGCTGCCCGGACAGGGCAGCGGCCCTCACGACCACGGCCCGTCCTCCGGCGTGCTGACCGTCCTCGGCGGCGAACTGACCGAACACGCGGGGGCGCCCGCCGGACAGCCGGGCGCCACCACGCGCGCGCTGCGCCCGGGCGCGCAACGGGTCTTCGCACCGGGATACGTACACGAAGTGGTGAACGACAGCCTCGAGCCCGCCGTCAGTCTGCACGTCTACTTCCCCGGCCTCACGGAGATGCCGATGCACGCGCCGCACTGCTCCGCCACGGGCCGGGCCCCGCTGGCGGGTTCGGCCTCGGGCTGA
- the cofD gene encoding 2-phospho-L-lactate transferase translates to MQRIVVLAGGVGGARFLRGLKSAAPDAEVTVIGNTGDDIHLFGLKVCPDLDTVMYTLGGGINEEQGWGRDDESFTVKEELAAYGVGPGWFGLGDRDFATHIVRTQMLGAGYPLSEVTEALCARWQPGVRLLPMTDDRVETHVAVDLDGERRAVHFQEYWVRLRASVEAHAVVPVGADQAKPAPGVLDAIAEADVVLFPPSNPVVSVGTILAVPGIREAIAEAGVPVVGLSPIVGDGPVHGMADKVLAAIGVESSAAAVAQHYGSGLLDGWLVDTVDAESVPKVEDAGIRCRAVPLMMNGPEATALMAREALALAEEVRA, encoded by the coding sequence ATGCAGCGCATTGTGGTTCTGGCCGGGGGTGTCGGTGGGGCTCGGTTCCTGCGGGGGCTCAAGTCCGCCGCGCCTGACGCGGAGGTCACCGTCATCGGGAACACCGGTGACGACATCCATCTCTTCGGCCTCAAGGTCTGCCCCGACCTCGACACGGTGATGTACACCCTGGGCGGCGGCATCAACGAGGAGCAGGGCTGGGGCCGTGACGACGAGTCGTTCACCGTCAAGGAGGAGCTGGCGGCGTACGGCGTCGGGCCCGGCTGGTTCGGGCTGGGCGACCGGGACTTCGCCACCCACATCGTCCGGACCCAGATGCTCGGCGCGGGCTACCCGTTGAGCGAGGTCACCGAGGCGCTGTGCGCACGCTGGCAGCCCGGCGTACGGCTGCTGCCGATGACCGACGACCGCGTGGAGACGCACGTCGCCGTCGATCTCGACGGAGAGCGCAGGGCGGTGCACTTCCAGGAGTACTGGGTACGGCTGCGTGCGTCCGTCGAGGCGCACGCCGTCGTGCCGGTCGGTGCCGACCAGGCCAAGCCCGCGCCCGGCGTGCTCGACGCGATCGCCGAGGCCGACGTCGTCCTCTTCCCGCCGTCCAACCCCGTGGTGAGCGTCGGCACCATCCTCGCCGTCCCCGGCATCCGGGAGGCCATCGCGGAGGCCGGGGTGCCCGTGGTCGGGCTGTCCCCGATCGTCGGGGACGGGCCGGTGCACGGCATGGCCGACAAGGTGCTCGCCGCGATCGGCGTCGAGTCGAGCGCGGCGGCCGTCGCGCAGCACTACGGTTCCGGGCTGCTGGACGGCTGGCTCGTCGACACGGTCGACGCCGAGTCCGTACCGAAGGTGGAGGACGCGGGCATCCGGTGCCGCGCCGTGCCGCTGATGATGAACGGCCCCGAAGCCACCGCGCTGATGGCGCGCGAGGCGCTGGCTCTGGCCGAGGAGGTCCGCGCGTGA
- a CDS encoding coenzyme F420-0:L-glutamate ligase produces MAGTPNSYRVWALPGIPEVQPGDDLVKLIADAAVNDGLPGLADGDVLIVTSKIVSKAEGRIVRAADREASIDAETVRVVARRGPARIVESRHGFVMAAAGVDASNTPAGTVLLLPEDPDASARRLRDGLREALGTEVGIVVTDTFGRPWREGQTDVAIGAAGVRVLEDLRGGVDAFGNPLGVTVTAVGDELAAAGELVKGKADGLPVAVVRGLARHVPYGAARDPYGVARDGAASRDDAGRDAAGGDAAGRDVAGRDAAGGDAAYGDVAGPEDTQPARALVRDAAHDMFRLGTSEAVREAVTLRRTVREFTAEPVDPAAVRRAVAAAVTAPAPHHTTPWRFVLLESPESRVRLLDAMREAWIADLRRDGKSEESIAKRVRRGDVLRNAPYLVVPCLVADGAHPYPDARRAGAEREMFVVANGAGIQNFLVALAGESLGSAWVSSTMFCRDVVRRVLELPDDWDPMGSVAVGHAAAPPRERPPRDGSDFVTVR; encoded by the coding sequence GTGGCCGGTACCCCGAACTCGTACCGCGTGTGGGCCCTCCCCGGCATCCCCGAAGTGCAGCCCGGCGACGACCTGGTGAAGCTCATCGCCGACGCTGCCGTGAACGACGGGCTGCCGGGGCTGGCCGACGGCGACGTGCTGATCGTGACGTCGAAGATCGTGAGCAAGGCGGAGGGCCGGATCGTACGCGCCGCCGACCGGGAGGCGTCGATCGACGCGGAGACCGTACGGGTCGTCGCACGGCGCGGCCCGGCGCGGATCGTCGAGAGCCGGCACGGCTTCGTGATGGCGGCGGCGGGCGTGGACGCGTCCAACACCCCCGCGGGCACCGTGCTGTTGCTCCCGGAGGACCCGGACGCGTCGGCCCGCCGTCTGCGCGACGGGCTGCGCGAGGCGCTCGGCACGGAGGTCGGGATCGTCGTCACGGACACCTTCGGGCGGCCGTGGCGCGAGGGACAGACGGACGTCGCCATCGGGGCCGCCGGGGTGCGGGTGCTGGAGGATCTGCGCGGCGGCGTGGACGCGTTCGGCAACCCCCTCGGCGTCACGGTGACGGCGGTCGGCGACGAACTGGCCGCCGCCGGCGAACTGGTGAAGGGCAAGGCGGACGGGCTGCCGGTCGCGGTCGTACGGGGGCTGGCGCGTCACGTTCCGTACGGTGCCGCACGCGACCCGTACGGTGTTGCGCGCGACGGCGCGGCGAGTCGTGATGACGCCGGTCGCGATGCGGCGGGTGGCGATGCCGCCGGTCGGGACGTGGCGGGTCGCGATGCCGCGGGTGGCGATGCGGCGTACGGCGACGTGGCCGGGCCTGAGGACACGCAGCCCGCGCGGGCGCTCGTACGGGACGCCGCGCACGACATGTTCCGGCTGGGCACCTCGGAAGCCGTACGGGAAGCGGTGACCCTGCGCCGTACGGTGCGCGAGTTCACCGCCGAGCCCGTGGATCCGGCGGCCGTACGGCGTGCCGTCGCGGCCGCTGTGACGGCGCCCGCGCCGCACCACACGACGCCGTGGCGGTTCGTGCTGCTGGAGTCCCCGGAGTCCCGGGTGCGGCTGCTGGACGCGATGCGCGAAGCGTGGATCGCCGACCTGCGGCGCGACGGCAAGAGCGAGGAGAGCATCGCCAAGCGGGTCCGGCGCGGCGACGTGCTGCGGAACGCGCCGTACCTGGTGGTGCCCTGCCTCGTGGCGGACGGCGCGCATCCGTATCCGGACGCGCGGCGTGCCGGTGCCGAACGGGAGATGTTCGTCGTCGCGAACGGCGCGGGCATCCAGAACTTCCTGGTCGCGCTGGCCGGTGAGAGCCTCGGCTCGGCGTGGGTGTCGTCCACGATGTTCTGCCGGGACGTCGTACGGCGCGTGCTCGAACTCCCCGACGACTGGGACCCGATGGGCTCCGTCGCGGTGGGCCACGCGGCGGCTCCGCCGCGGGAGCGGCCACCGCGCGACGGGTCGGACTTCGTGACGGTCCGCTGA
- a CDS encoding DNA-3-methyladenine glycosylase family protein yields MPGPRTAGASRTAGASRADPDTPDARRSWEPHGPYDLGQSLRVLRRGPYDPAFQVRDGALWRASRTPAGPVTLRIAPYGTGRVGADAWGPGADWALDRLPALLGADDDPGAFVPHHDLTREAHRRHPGLRLVRTGLVMEALVPAVLEQKVTTQEAYRGWQLLLRRHGEPAPGPADGMYVPPDPRTWCLIPSWEWHRAGVDSKRSSTVIRAARRARRMEEAAAMDLPAAITRLCAIPGIGPWTAAETLQRSNGAADAVTIGDLHLPGIIGYALTGRRNTDDAGMLELLAPYEAEGQRHRAARLILTTGRTPPRRAPRFPIGDIARL; encoded by the coding sequence GTGCCGGGACCGCGTACGGCGGGTGCGTCCCGTACGGCGGGTGCGTCCCGTGCGGACCCCGACACGCCCGACGCGCGGCGCAGTTGGGAGCCGCACGGGCCGTACGACCTCGGGCAGAGCCTGCGCGTGCTGCGGCGCGGCCCGTACGACCCCGCGTTCCAGGTGCGGGACGGCGCGCTGTGGCGGGCGAGCCGTACGCCGGCCGGGCCCGTGACGCTGCGCATCGCGCCGTACGGCACGGGCCGCGTCGGCGCCGACGCATGGGGCCCCGGCGCCGACTGGGCACTCGACCGGCTGCCCGCGCTGCTCGGCGCGGACGACGACCCCGGCGCGTTCGTACCGCACCACGACCTGACCCGGGAGGCGCACCGGCGGCACCCGGGGCTGCGGCTCGTCCGTACGGGGCTGGTGATGGAGGCTCTCGTCCCGGCTGTCCTGGAGCAGAAGGTCACCACCCAGGAGGCGTACCGCGGCTGGCAGTTGCTCCTGCGCCGGCACGGCGAACCGGCACCCGGACCGGCCGACGGCATGTACGTACCGCCGGATCCGCGCACCTGGTGCCTGATCCCCTCGTGGGAGTGGCACCGGGCGGGCGTGGACAGCAAGCGCTCGTCCACCGTCATCCGCGCCGCGCGCCGCGCCCGGCGGATGGAAGAGGCCGCCGCGATGGACCTGCCGGCGGCCATCACCCGGCTGTGCGCCATCCCCGGCATCGGCCCGTGGACGGCCGCCGAGACGCTGCAGCGCAGCAACGGTGCCGCGGACGCGGTGACCATCGGCGACCTGCATCTGCCGGGCATCATCGGGTACGCGCTGACCGGGCGCCGAAACACGGACGACGCCGGGATGCTGGAACTGCTGGCGCCGTACGAGGCGGAGGGGCAGCGGCACCGTGCGGCCCGCCTGATCCTGACCACGGGCCGCACCCCACCACGCCGCGCGCCCCGCTTCCCGATCGGCGACATCGCCCGCCTCTGA
- a CDS encoding nucleotidyltransferase family protein: protein MQVRASAGTEAILLVGGRGSRLRPLTVNTPKPMVPAAGVPFLTHQLARARAAGVEHVVMATSYLAEVFEPYFGDGAALGLHLEYVTEEEPLGTGGAIRNVASRLSSAPGDPVLVFNGDILTGLDIRALVSTHTESGADVSLHLTQVTDPRAYGLVPTDAYGRVTAFLEKPQTPEEIVTDQINAGAYVFNRSVIDTIPQGRPVSVERETFPGLLADGAHLHGMVDSTYWLDLGTPAAFVRGSSDLVLGRAPSPAVPGRRGECLVLDGADVAVDAKLTGGTAVGAGAVVGHGARVEGSTLLDGAVVEPGARIRESMVGAGARVGARAVLDGAVVGDGAVVGADNELRAGIRVWCGTELAAGSVRFSSDQ, encoded by the coding sequence ATGCAGGTCAGAGCGTCAGCCGGCACAGAGGCGATCCTGCTGGTCGGGGGCCGGGGCAGCCGGCTGCGGCCGCTGACCGTGAACACCCCCAAGCCGATGGTGCCCGCCGCCGGCGTCCCCTTCCTCACCCACCAGCTGGCCCGCGCCCGCGCCGCCGGTGTCGAGCACGTGGTGATGGCGACCTCGTACCTGGCGGAGGTCTTCGAGCCGTACTTCGGTGACGGCGCCGCGCTCGGCCTGCACCTGGAGTACGTCACCGAGGAGGAGCCGCTGGGCACCGGCGGCGCGATACGGAACGTCGCCTCCCGGCTGTCGTCCGCCCCCGGCGACCCCGTCCTCGTCTTCAACGGCGACATCCTCACCGGCCTCGACATCCGCGCGCTGGTCTCCACCCACACCGAGTCCGGCGCCGACGTCTCGCTGCACCTGACCCAGGTCACCGACCCGCGCGCGTACGGGCTGGTGCCCACCGACGCGTACGGCCGCGTCACCGCCTTCCTGGAGAAGCCGCAGACGCCGGAGGAGATCGTCACCGACCAGATCAACGCGGGCGCGTACGTCTTCAACCGTTCCGTCATCGACACCATCCCGCAGGGCCGTCCGGTGTCGGTGGAGCGCGAGACGTTCCCCGGGCTGCTCGCCGACGGCGCGCATCTGCACGGCATGGTCGACTCCACGTACTGGCTCGACCTCGGCACCCCGGCGGCGTTCGTACGCGGCTCGTCGGACCTCGTGCTCGGCCGCGCGCCGTCACCCGCCGTGCCGGGACGGCGCGGCGAGTGCCTGGTGCTGGACGGCGCCGACGTCGCGGTCGACGCGAAGCTGACCGGCGGTACGGCGGTCGGCGCGGGCGCCGTCGTGGGCCACGGGGCGCGCGTCGAGGGCAGCACGCTGCTGGACGGCGCCGTCGTCGAACCGGGCGCGCGGATAAGGGAGTCGATGGTGGGCGCGGGCGCCCGCGTCGGCGCCCGCGCGGTACTGGACGGCGCGGTCGTCGGAGACGGCGCGGTGGTCGGCGCGGACAACGAGCTGCGCGCGGGCATCCGCGTCTGGTGCGGCACGGAACTCGCGGCCGGGTCCGTCCGGTTCTCCTCGGACCAGTGA